In a single window of the Amycolatopsis sp. cg5 genome:
- a CDS encoding DUF1203 domain-containing protein, which translates to MNVVPIEEPVAKEVRATLLAPDYGHPASAEDVDGTSPCRLCLTMIEDRRILFTYDAFRGQEDIPLPGPVFVHEGDCTPYAAHETFPPEFRRHSLVLDAYRAGREQVAERRIEGVDADAALAELLADADYVHVRSAKAGCYLFTVR; encoded by the coding sequence ATGAACGTTGTGCCGATTGAAGAACCCGTCGCCAAGGAAGTCCGCGCCACGCTGCTCGCACCCGACTACGGGCACCCCGCTTCGGCGGAGGACGTCGACGGCACGTCGCCGTGCCGGCTGTGCCTCACCATGATCGAAGACCGCCGGATCCTGTTCACCTACGACGCTTTTCGCGGCCAGGAGGACATCCCGCTCCCCGGACCGGTCTTCGTGCACGAAGGGGACTGCACGCCCTACGCGGCGCATGAGACGTTCCCGCCCGAATTCCGACGCCATTCCCTGGTACTCGACGCTTACCGGGCCGGGCGCGAGCAGGTGGCCGAGCGGCGGATCGAGGGCGTGGACGCCGACGCGGCGCTCGCGGAGCTACTGGCGGACGCCGACTACGTCCACGTCCGCAGTGCCAAGGCGGGGTGCTATCTCTTCACGGTGAGGTGA
- a CDS encoding sulfite exporter TauE/SafE family protein, whose protein sequence is MTWWHAVIIGVAGIWAGTINTVVGSGTLVTFPVLVALGYPPLTATTSNAIGLAPGTISGAIGYRQELAGYWPEVIRMSIASFFGAIGGAILLLSLPKDAFETVVPILVGLAVVLVIVQPKVSKWITKRREVNGGEHKIGPLLLFFVFLIGIYGGYFTAAQGVMLVAVMGMLLSESLQRLNGVKNVLSAVVNTIAGLIYAFVAPISWPVVAILAVSSAIGGQLGAKIGRKLPPTVLRGVIVVVGLAAMVQLILK, encoded by the coding sequence ATGACGTGGTGGCACGCGGTGATCATCGGAGTCGCCGGCATCTGGGCGGGCACCATCAACACGGTCGTGGGCTCCGGCACCCTGGTGACCTTCCCGGTGCTGGTCGCGCTCGGGTATCCGCCGCTGACCGCGACGACGTCGAACGCGATCGGCCTGGCCCCGGGCACGATCAGCGGCGCGATCGGGTACCGCCAGGAACTCGCGGGTTATTGGCCCGAAGTGATCCGAATGTCCATTGCGTCTTTTTTCGGCGCGATCGGCGGCGCGATCTTGCTGCTCTCGCTGCCGAAGGACGCGTTCGAAACCGTCGTCCCGATCCTGGTCGGACTGGCCGTCGTGCTGGTGATCGTGCAGCCGAAGGTGTCGAAGTGGATCACCAAGCGCCGGGAGGTGAACGGCGGCGAGCACAAGATCGGCCCGCTGCTGCTGTTCTTCGTCTTCCTGATCGGCATCTACGGCGGATACTTCACCGCCGCGCAGGGCGTGATGCTCGTCGCCGTGATGGGGATGCTGCTTTCGGAGTCACTGCAACGCCTGAACGGCGTCAAGAACGTCCTGTCGGCCGTGGTCAACACCATCGCCGGGCTGATCTACGCCTTCGTCGCGCCGATCAGCTGGCCGGTGGTCGCGATTCTCGCGGTCAGCTCGGCCATCGGCGGCCAGCTCGGCGCGAAGATCGGCCGCAAGCTCCCGCCGACCGTGCTGCGCGGCGTGATCGTCGTGGTCGGCCTCGCCGCCATGGTCCAGCTCATCCTGAAGTAG